A stretch of the Sulfolobus acidocaldarius SUSAZ genome encodes the following:
- a CDS encoding fructose-bisphosphate aldolase — translation MIYLDKLYKKEDILREIQVYSTLLPCNGKLKATLYIHAYDFKDLDWVFDNLGGIYNEVYLKVGSKLIQGEPEGGREQGREFSTVQYLIFDLQGEKSTDMELQVLHKNYKYTVKLDKKLAEDLIKDAYEVCEQVIG, via the coding sequence ATGATATATCTAGATAAGTTATATAAGAAAGAGGATATTCTCAGGGAAATACAGGTCTACTCTACACTCCTACCATGCAACGGAAAACTTAAAGCTACACTATATATACATGCGTATGACTTCAAGGACTTAGACTGGGTATTCGACAATCTAGGTGGAATTTATAATGAGGTTTACCTGAAAGTGGGAAGTAAATTAATACAAGGGGAGCCTGAGGGAGGAAGGGAACAAGGTAGAGAGTTCTCAACAGTTCAATACCTAATTTTTGATCTTCAGGGAGAAAAGAGCACAGATATGGAGTTACAAGTACTTCACAAGAACTACAAATACACAGTGAAACTGGATAAGAAACTGGCAGAGGACTTGATTAAAGACGCCTATGAAGTTTGTGAACAAGTTATAGGTTAA
- a CDS encoding glycerol-3-phosphate dehydrogenase gives MYTLNPSNPSFFNSEKLYSEFVRQVTVCHGCRMCVNYCDSFPVLFKKIDSKEQDLNKLTLDDLFDVASKCFHCKLCYVNCPYIPPHEFNMDFPSLMEWAWLYYKSKTGLRIKDYMFEMLDATNLARPLVKHLMQKGKEVLGLHKDAPTLPVSEKGLKEKVKPKKIENPKAKVALFTTCLVDNFFTDIGEDLIEVYNSLGIEVIIPNFLCCGAPMLDAGDVNRLKKNAEHNMKLIEELINKGYDIVVPIPTCALMIKEYHRVLDKKVPKVYDSIEYLQKLKNEGKIELNAKFDKTIYYHPPCHLKYLQVGLPGPRLLRTLGAKVEISNKGCSGIDGGWGLRNYNTARRVGSKMMESFKQSKADVFMTECPLAGLQIEKASNKRPLHPIQLLKEAMKNG, from the coding sequence ATGTATACTTTAAATCCAAGTAATCCTTCTTTTTTTAATTCTGAGAAGTTATACTCTGAATTCGTTAGGCAAGTAACAGTTTGTCACGGCTGTAGAATGTGTGTAAACTATTGTGATTCCTTCCCTGTTTTATTTAAAAAAATTGACAGTAAAGAACAGGACTTAAACAAGCTTACCCTAGATGACTTATTTGATGTTGCGTCAAAGTGTTTTCACTGTAAACTTTGCTATGTGAATTGCCCCTATATCCCTCCCCATGAATTCAACATGGATTTCCCTAGTCTAATGGAATGGGCGTGGTTATATTATAAGAGCAAGACTGGACTTAGAATTAAAGATTACATGTTTGAAATGTTAGATGCAACCAACTTAGCTAGACCTTTGGTAAAGCATTTAATGCAAAAAGGAAAAGAAGTTCTTGGACTACACAAAGACGCCCCCACTTTGCCCGTTTCTGAAAAAGGTTTGAAGGAAAAAGTCAAACCCAAGAAGATAGAAAATCCCAAGGCTAAAGTTGCACTGTTCACTACTTGCCTTGTAGATAACTTCTTTACAGATATAGGTGAAGATCTAATAGAAGTCTATAACTCTTTAGGTATAGAAGTTATAATACCAAACTTTTTGTGTTGCGGTGCTCCCATGCTTGATGCAGGAGATGTTAACAGACTGAAGAAGAATGCAGAACATAATATGAAATTAATTGAAGAGCTTATAAATAAGGGCTATGACATTGTTGTACCTATCCCTACATGTGCTTTGATGATCAAAGAATACCATAGGGTTCTTGATAAAAAAGTACCTAAAGTTTATGACTCTATTGAGTATCTACAAAAGCTGAAAAATGAAGGCAAAATTGAATTAAATGCCAAATTTGACAAGACCATATACTATCATCCACCTTGCCATTTAAAGTACTTGCAGGTTGGTTTGCCAGGACCTCGATTACTTAGAACTCTAGGAGCCAAGGTTGAGATATCAAATAAGGGCTGTTCAGGTATTGACGGAGGATGGGGTTTAAGGAATTACAATACAGCTAGGAGAGTTGGAAGTAAAATGATGGAATCATTTAAGCAAAGTAAAGCTGACGTATTCATGACTGAGTGCCCACTTGCTGGGCTTCAAATTGAAAAAGCCTCTAATAAGAGGCCATTACATCCTATACAGTTATTAAAGGAGGCGATGAAAAACGGTTAA
- a CDS encoding peptidase, with the protein MNEKKVLFVIGEEFEDIEFLYPYYRVIEEGFKPVVAWKEARAKVTGKHGYSVISDVAFKDVRPEDYLALVIPGGRGPENIRNSEELKVLTRRFFDLKKPVAAICHGPQVLISANVVKGRKLTSFGSIKDDVIAAGGQYVDEAVVIDDNLISSRHPGDLPYFAASLVKALKSIEKK; encoded by the coding sequence ATGAACGAAAAGAAAGTCTTGTTTGTTATAGGAGAGGAATTCGAGGATATAGAGTTCCTTTACCCCTATTACAGGGTAATAGAAGAAGGCTTTAAGCCAGTAGTTGCCTGGAAGGAAGCCAGAGCTAAGGTTACAGGTAAACACGGATACAGTGTTATTTCCGATGTTGCCTTCAAGGACGTTAGACCTGAGGATTATTTAGCATTGGTTATACCTGGTGGAAGGGGTCCTGAGAACATTAGAAACAGTGAAGAACTAAAGGTCTTAACAAGAAGGTTCTTTGACCTGAAGAAACCTGTTGCTGCCATTTGTCATGGTCCTCAAGTTTTAATATCTGCAAATGTTGTAAAGGGAAGGAAATTGACTTCTTTTGGCTCAATTAAAGATGATGTTATAGCCGCAGGAGGACAATATGTTGATGAGGCAGTTGTAATTGACGACAATCTAATATCTTCAAGACATCCTGGCGATTTACCTTACTTTGCAGCTTCACTTGTAAAGGCATTGAAGAGTATCGAGAAGAAATAA
- a CDS encoding peptidase S53, giving the protein MKYTKKIISIFLVCIFIIPTTLILKSQAATQYIQPINVKGFSEAGTLPSNYPVEFTVYIPLKNIDLLYYYVSQISNPSSPLYQHFLTEAQVEKLFYPTDQFNEILSYLKSSGFNIVYTAADSVIVATGTVQQVENYLGVQYVMMSNGSVSYYTVYGTPKVNNVYIYSSNVTKLIFGHPSTLISEGSLSSFKSLPNTTAPIEAYWPTALQKVYNLTSLYSKGYEGQNFTIGILDFAGNPYVEQQLAYYDSIVKLPNPPSFTIVPVGPYNPGLGIATGWDLEISLDVESAHTMAPKANMVLYIADFNLPLSAIIAYIDQQHKVNVISQSFSISESSLSSFPAPIYYTNIALTDVYYALGSVEGITFIASSGDAGGSGYSNGPLGTPGYPSTSPYVLSAGGTTTYIQFPNGSFYQTAWSNYGFVPNGVNYGGGTGGVSIAEPKPWYQWGISSPKTYPYGRLGPDLSANANVYPGIYIIGGFNQTFITGGTSEASPLLAGMLVAIMSYVNHSLGLINPLLYQIGENPQLYSKIFYPITFGYTIPWTSSYGYNLATGWGALNAGEFAQYLKSYKSVLNNTLSIIVELLGSQGSQSTFMPGETMTVIANITNNRTVVSSGSFNAVLEDLYGNVTNIPLTYNSSLRLWTGQFTLPSTANGILSVVVYGSSQGISGYGFTETFSGYYVTFLSPVTMSPFYSGINPVEAIVTDINGNPAPANFTVEASVYSYNITDNSYTFLTNITLVYINNVAAWVGTLPANLTVGDDLIYVNNAYGIVAFSNGIYLQSLFILPQVIAEPGGVASGQSIIIQGVPLTNIPDPFIAQGITIKAELLNQQGEVVSQGLVTFSPLGLYYGYIPIPQKVNAGLYTILLFASFNSSTLGQVFTGFFYGQIYVVPKYSVPQINIQKYVYQGQTVYVYANITYPNGTPVRYGMYSATVYPMTFSSNYSSISANVNIPLFYNPSTQLWEGNFTLPSSSSLGNFSYFKGLTYFTGPFQILISGVSADGVPTTNDLSSAYTFYVTPYTLIENQTLSNVELYNMVLRNVNITGYSILGSNVLQNVVLSNGNFMLVGSNVSSITIENANITIVNSQVASINAVNSNINLISTTVNSADLTNSKISSEINSNILSVSPALPTIQISVPSGNLTGTVNIGITVSGSQVSQVSLYLDNQLLTTFSGSGTFSYQLNTTKYPDGTYTLAVVAQQTTGLFNKTSTYVTFSNQLNQGLQSAHSEIQSVSNTLNSNLQSVSSTLDSRLSSQSSIATGALIAAIIALALGIVAIFISRRR; this is encoded by the coding sequence ATGAAGTATACTAAAAAGATAATATCTATCTTTTTGGTCTGTATTTTTATAATACCAACTACTTTAATTTTAAAGTCCCAAGCAGCTACACAATATATACAGCCAATTAACGTAAAGGGTTTCAGTGAAGCTGGTACCCTTCCGTCCAATTATCCTGTGGAATTTACAGTTTACATACCCCTAAAGAATATTGACCTACTCTATTATTACGTAAGTCAAATATCAAATCCTTCGTCTCCTCTTTATCAGCACTTCCTGACAGAAGCGCAGGTAGAGAAATTATTCTACCCGACTGATCAGTTCAATGAAATATTAAGTTACCTCAAAAGCTCAGGATTTAATATAGTTTACACTGCAGCTGATTCTGTTATTGTAGCAACAGGAACAGTACAACAAGTTGAGAATTACTTAGGAGTACAATATGTAATGATGAGTAATGGAAGCGTATCATATTACACTGTGTACGGAACACCAAAAGTGAATAATGTTTACATATACTCCTCAAACGTAACGAAATTAATATTTGGACATCCAAGTACACTTATCTCGGAAGGATCTTTAAGTTCTTTCAAGAGTCTACCCAATACTACTGCACCCATAGAGGCATACTGGCCAACTGCACTCCAGAAGGTTTACAACTTGACCTCACTATACAGTAAAGGATATGAAGGTCAGAACTTTACCATAGGTATTTTAGATTTTGCCGGTAACCCTTACGTAGAACAGCAGTTAGCTTACTATGACAGTATTGTTAAGTTACCTAATCCTCCTAGCTTCACTATTGTTCCAGTTGGTCCATATAATCCAGGCTTAGGTATTGCTACAGGATGGGATTTAGAAATTAGTCTTGATGTGGAGTCGGCTCATACAATGGCGCCTAAAGCAAATATGGTCTTGTATATTGCAGATTTTAATTTGCCATTATCGGCAATAATTGCATATATTGATCAGCAACATAAAGTTAATGTCATATCTCAAAGTTTCAGTATAAGTGAAAGTTCCTTATCTAGTTTTCCCGCTCCAATTTATTACACCAACATAGCTCTCACTGATGTATACTATGCACTGGGATCAGTAGAAGGCATAACGTTTATTGCAAGTAGTGGAGATGCAGGTGGTTCAGGTTATAGTAATGGTCCCTTAGGGACACCTGGATATCCATCTACTTCCCCTTATGTTCTTTCAGCCGGAGGAACTACAACATACATTCAATTCCCTAATGGCTCATTCTATCAGACTGCATGGTCCAATTATGGATTTGTACCAAATGGAGTAAACTATGGGGGAGGCACTGGTGGTGTAAGTATTGCGGAACCTAAACCTTGGTATCAATGGGGAATATCTTCTCCTAAAACATATCCGTATGGTAGGCTTGGTCCAGATCTTTCAGCAAATGCTAATGTTTACCCTGGAATATATATAATAGGCGGATTTAATCAGACATTCATTACTGGAGGAACAAGTGAAGCTTCTCCACTACTAGCAGGAATGCTCGTAGCTATTATGAGTTATGTTAACCATAGTCTAGGGCTCATAAATCCTCTATTATATCAGATAGGTGAGAATCCTCAGTTATACTCTAAAATATTCTACCCAATAACATTTGGGTATACCATTCCATGGACATCTAGTTATGGCTACAATTTAGCCACAGGTTGGGGAGCTCTGAATGCAGGAGAGTTTGCGCAATACTTAAAATCGTATAAATCGGTACTTAATAATACTCTATCCATCATAGTTGAATTATTAGGTTCACAAGGATCTCAGAGCACATTCATGCCGGGAGAAACGATGACTGTAATAGCAAATATAACCAACAATCGAACTGTAGTTTCATCAGGTAGCTTTAATGCAGTATTAGAGGATTTGTATGGAAATGTGACTAACATACCTCTAACTTATAATTCAAGCCTTCGCTTATGGACAGGACAGTTTACCCTTCCGTCAACTGCTAATGGAATCTTATCAGTTGTAGTATATGGAAGTTCTCAAGGAATAAGTGGCTATGGTTTCACTGAGACATTTTCAGGCTATTACGTCACTTTCTTATCTCCAGTAACTATGTCTCCATTCTATTCAGGCATAAATCCAGTTGAAGCAATCGTCACAGATATTAACGGTAATCCTGCGCCTGCTAACTTTACAGTTGAAGCCTCTGTTTACTCTTATAATATAACAGATAATTCATATACATTCCTCACTAACATTACTCTAGTATATATTAATAATGTAGCCGCATGGGTAGGTACTTTACCAGCTAACTTAACGGTAGGTGATGATCTAATTTACGTGAATAATGCTTATGGTATTGTAGCATTCTCTAATGGAATATATCTACAATCCTTATTCATTCTACCCCAAGTTATTGCTGAACCTGGTGGTGTTGCAAGTGGTCAGTCAATAATAATACAAGGAGTACCATTAACAAACATTCCTGATCCTTTTATAGCACAGGGAATCACAATAAAAGCTGAGTTACTCAACCAGCAGGGTGAAGTTGTGAGTCAAGGACTTGTCACTTTTAGTCCATTAGGTCTATACTATGGCTACATACCAATTCCTCAGAAAGTAAATGCTGGTCTATACACTATATTACTATTCGCAAGTTTTAATTCGTCAACACTGGGTCAAGTATTTACAGGTTTCTTTTACGGACAGATCTACGTTGTACCAAAGTACAGTGTACCACAAATAAATATTCAAAAGTATGTATATCAAGGTCAAACAGTATACGTCTATGCTAATATCACATATCCAAATGGGACACCTGTAAGATATGGAATGTATTCAGCTACAGTTTATCCAATGACATTCAGTTCCAACTATTCAAGTATAAGTGCGAATGTTAATATACCATTATTCTACAATCCTTCTACTCAACTATGGGAGGGCAATTTCACTTTACCATCATCTTCCTCATTAGGCAACTTCAGCTATTTCAAAGGTTTAACTTACTTCACAGGTCCATTCCAGATACTGATTTCAGGAGTTTCTGCAGATGGTGTGCCTACAACAAATGACTTAAGTTCTGCATATACCTTCTATGTAACTCCATATACACTAATTGAAAATCAGACCCTATCGAACGTGGAATTATACAATATGGTTTTAAGAAACGTAAATATAACGGGTTACTCCATTTTAGGAAGTAATGTTCTCCAGAACGTAGTTCTATCAAATGGTAACTTTATGCTAGTGGGCTCTAATGTGTCATCCATAACCATCGAGAATGCCAATATTACAATTGTAAATTCACAGGTTGCCTCAATAAATGCGGTAAACAGCAATATTAACCTAATATCCACAACCGTTAATAGTGCAGACTTAACTAACTCCAAGATCAGTTCAGAGATAAATTCTAATATTCTCAGTGTCTCGCCAGCCCTTCCCACGATTCAAATAAGTGTTCCCTCAGGTAATCTAACTGGTACAGTAAATATTGGTATAACAGTCTCAGGTAGTCAAGTATCGCAAGTGAGTCTATACCTAGATAATCAGTTGTTGACCACATTTAGTGGTAGTGGAACATTTAGCTATCAACTTAATACCACAAAATATCCCGACGGTACTTATACATTGGCTGTTGTTGCTCAGCAAACTACAGGGTTATTCAATAAGACATCAACATATGTAACATTTAGTAACCAATTAAATCAAGGTCTACAATCTGCTCACAGCGAGATTCAGTCGGTGTCTAACACCCTAAATAGCAATTTACAGTCAGTATCCAGTACACTTGACTCGAGATTGTCCTCTCAATCCTCAATTGCTACTGGAGCGTTAATAGCTGCTATTATAGCACTGGCATTAGGAATAGTTGCTATATTTATTAGTAGGAGAAGGTAA
- a CDS encoding AIR synthase: MRLGKIDAKVFSSVIYPHLGKIREEVIVPPQNGVDTGVIDLNDGRVLVVKTDPVFIVPQLGFRKSAWFAVHILASDVMTSGIPPQYALIDLNLPPSIKDDEFQDMWVGMHEAMKEIGVMVVGGHTGVYEGTDYPMIGGFSMLGIGSKETVGMPSKVRVGDDVIMTKGPAIEAVALLTNLHPEYFKQRISSKELFEDAYNLYWEMSCWKDGLIASKIGIHLMHDATEGGVYGALNEIAKVTNKMIKIYESRLFIRPSVREITRIVEIDPWSSISEGTMIIISDKGEEIKRELIQNRIEAEIIGKIDNGEGVELVGKDGAKRKVNPPEEDPFWRAFFKLSKEM; encoded by the coding sequence ATGAGATTAGGAAAGATAGACGCAAAAGTATTCTCCAGTGTGATCTATCCGCATCTGGGTAAGATAAGAGAGGAAGTTATAGTACCACCACAGAATGGTGTAGATACAGGCGTAATAGACCTGAATGACGGAAGGGTTTTAGTAGTTAAAACGGATCCCGTATTTATTGTACCTCAACTTGGATTCAGAAAATCAGCCTGGTTTGCAGTCCACATCTTAGCGAGTGATGTAATGACATCAGGAATTCCGCCACAGTATGCGTTAATTGATCTTAATCTTCCGCCCAGTATAAAAGACGATGAATTTCAAGATATGTGGGTAGGGATGCATGAGGCTATGAAAGAAATAGGGGTAATGGTAGTTGGTGGGCACACAGGTGTATACGAGGGCACAGATTATCCCATGATTGGAGGCTTTTCGATGTTAGGTATCGGAAGTAAAGAAACTGTCGGAATGCCATCAAAGGTTAGGGTAGGCGATGATGTAATAATGACTAAGGGACCGGCAATTGAGGCAGTAGCGTTGTTGACCAATCTACATCCAGAGTATTTTAAACAGAGAATCAGTAGCAAAGAACTCTTCGAAGATGCCTACAACTTATACTGGGAGATGAGTTGTTGGAAGGATGGACTTATAGCTTCAAAGATTGGTATCCACTTAATGCATGACGCTACTGAAGGAGGAGTTTATGGAGCATTAAATGAAATAGCAAAGGTCACGAACAAGATGATAAAGATATATGAGAGTAGATTATTCATTAGACCCAGCGTTAGGGAAATAACCAGAATAGTGGAGATTGATCCATGGTCATCAATAAGTGAAGGTACCATGATTATTATAAGTGATAAGGGGGAGGAGATAAAGAGAGAGCTCATTCAAAATAGAATAGAGGCTGAAATTATTGGAAAGATTGATAATGGCGAGGGAGTTGAATTGGTAGGTAAGGATGGGGCCAAGAGAAAAGTAAATCCACCTGAAGAGGATCCGTTCTGGAGAGCCTTCTTCAAGCTATCTAAGGAAATGTGA
- a CDS encoding acetolactate synthase (catalyzes the formation of 2-acetolactate from pyruvate; also known as acetolactate synthase large subunit), with protein sequence MESGAKVFLENLKELGGVDKIFIVSGTDYAAFIEEKAKDGTLPEFIVVPHEITATAAAMGYSLAGKTGVAAVHTIPGTLNALGIIVDAYTSRIPLIVIAGRSPYTEEGHEGSRNLRIHWTQEARDQGTVVRQWIKWDFEIRKVEQIPEAIARGIQLAYSEPRGPVYITIPREVSVEKTQSRISRKLSTFEPGARLEDIKIAQRMIEESERPIILTWRAGRRKEWFDEMKKFVDNTGIPVVHYIGEVVNYEGDFGLYEFDIKNSDLVIVVENEVPWIPKKVGKIDAKVIRVDVDPSYSYIPFYGFPCDLCIQSTVSDLFSKLRVTEKKEWKEKVLEIRREQDKKKTEEIERLSKGRDKIHPRLLSYMITKLSKELLGDQYAIFNEYPFNPKYAKLHFGQYFSDPAFGHLGWSLGASFGFSLATNKKVIATVGDGSFIFGVPDAFYYAVRSYGGDVTVIIYDNGGWLASAEATVHVYPEGEARKRQNYPGADFKRYNIGEGVKAYGGFYKIIEEVSELEYSLKEAILNHGLSILQVIVEKTR encoded by the coding sequence ATGGAATCTGGTGCCAAAGTATTTTTGGAAAATTTGAAAGAGTTGGGCGGAGTTGATAAAATATTTATAGTTTCAGGTACGGATTATGCAGCGTTTATTGAGGAGAAAGCAAAAGATGGAACTTTGCCTGAGTTTATTGTTGTACCACATGAAATAACAGCTACTGCAGCTGCTATGGGCTACTCACTTGCGGGTAAAACTGGAGTAGCAGCAGTGCATACCATTCCGGGAACATTGAACGCACTAGGTATAATTGTAGATGCTTACACGTCAAGGATTCCACTTATAGTTATAGCAGGTAGAAGTCCTTATACGGAGGAGGGACATGAGGGAAGTAGAAATCTCAGAATCCACTGGACCCAGGAAGCTAGAGACCAAGGGACAGTGGTAAGGCAATGGATAAAATGGGACTTCGAAATAAGAAAAGTTGAACAAATTCCTGAGGCTATAGCAAGAGGGATTCAGCTAGCTTACAGTGAACCAAGAGGACCAGTTTACATAACGATTCCTAGAGAAGTAAGCGTAGAAAAGACACAGTCTCGAATATCAAGGAAGTTATCAACCTTTGAACCTGGAGCTAGATTAGAGGACATTAAGATAGCCCAAAGGATGATCGAGGAAAGTGAAAGACCTATAATACTCACCTGGAGGGCAGGTAGAAGAAAGGAATGGTTTGATGAGATGAAGAAATTTGTTGATAACACAGGAATCCCTGTAGTACATTACATCGGGGAAGTGGTAAACTACGAAGGTGACTTTGGGTTATATGAGTTTGACATAAAAAATTCGGATTTAGTGATCGTTGTAGAAAATGAAGTGCCATGGATACCTAAGAAGGTCGGAAAAATAGATGCTAAGGTAATAAGGGTAGACGTAGATCCCTCTTATTCTTATATACCTTTCTATGGATTTCCCTGCGACCTATGTATACAATCAACTGTCTCAGATTTATTTTCCAAATTAAGAGTGACCGAAAAGAAAGAGTGGAAGGAGAAGGTATTAGAAATTAGAAGAGAACAAGATAAGAAGAAGACCGAAGAGATAGAGAGATTGTCCAAAGGGAGGGATAAAATACATCCTAGATTACTCTCTTATATGATCACCAAGCTCTCTAAGGAACTGCTGGGAGACCAATACGCCATATTTAATGAATACCCGTTCAATCCGAAATATGCTAAACTGCATTTTGGACAATACTTCTCAGATCCCGCATTTGGTCATTTGGGTTGGAGTTTAGGTGCATCCTTCGGTTTCAGTCTAGCCACAAACAAAAAAGTAATAGCTACTGTAGGTGATGGATCCTTTATATTTGGAGTTCCTGATGCATTCTATTATGCAGTGAGGAGTTATGGGGGTGATGTTACAGTGATAATCTATGACAATGGAGGTTGGCTTGCAAGTGCAGAAGCCACAGTCCATGTATATCCTGAGGGAGAGGCAAGAAAAAGGCAGAACTATCCTGGAGCAGATTTCAAAAGATATAATATAGGAGAGGGGGTTAAAGCATATGGAGGTTTCTACAAAATAATAGAAGAAGTTAGTGAACTAGAATACTCTCTGAAAGAGGCTATATTGAATCATGGACTATCGATCTTACAAGTGATAGTAGAAAAAACTAGATGA